One genomic region from Acidimicrobiales bacterium encodes:
- a CDS encoding PilT/PilU family type 4a pilus ATPase: protein MVDLSTLLAHLMEQRGSDLHVKVGGPPRVRVDGKLVAAPFDPVTPADVDRIAREILPPGRAQEFTETAEADFAHSLPGVGRFRVNVHRQRGTVGLVFRVVTPGMPTYDALAMPPVVTRLVDTLRGLVLVTGPASSGKTTTVAALLDHLNQRVEAHIITIEDPIEVLHPDKQSIVTQREIGTDTIGFADALRRATRQDPDVIYLSEVPDAEVMWLALTAADTGNLVISTMRTTSAVETVKRVVDFFPSQQHRQVRLLLAHSLRGVISQRLLERADGKGRTPAVEVLVGTNRVYDAIVDGNDDALEQLISEGEYYGMQTFDQSLFDLYKDGMVSLRDALAAASRPEDLRIALQAAGLTAPY from the coding sequence GTGGTCGACCTGAGCACGCTCCTGGCGCACCTCATGGAGCAGCGCGGATCTGACCTGCACGTCAAGGTCGGCGGCCCTCCCCGCGTCAGGGTGGACGGGAAGCTCGTCGCCGCGCCGTTCGACCCCGTCACCCCCGCCGACGTCGACCGCATCGCCAGGGAGATCCTCCCGCCGGGCCGGGCCCAGGAGTTCACCGAGACGGCCGAGGCCGACTTCGCCCACAGCCTCCCCGGCGTCGGCCGCTTCCGGGTCAACGTGCACCGCCAGCGGGGGACGGTCGGGCTCGTGTTCCGGGTGGTCACCCCCGGGATGCCGACCTACGACGCGCTGGCCATGCCGCCGGTCGTCACCCGCCTGGTCGACACCCTGCGGGGCCTCGTGCTCGTCACCGGCCCGGCCTCGTCGGGCAAGACGACCACGGTCGCGGCGCTGCTCGACCACCTGAACCAGCGGGTCGAGGCCCACATCATCACGATCGAGGACCCGATCGAGGTGCTGCACCCCGACAAGCAGTCGATCGTCACCCAGCGGGAGATCGGGACCGACACGATCGGCTTCGCCGACGCCCTCCGCCGGGCCACCCGCCAGGACCCGGACGTGATCTACCTGTCCGAGGTGCCCGACGCCGAGGTCATGTGGCTGGCGCTGACGGCCGCCGACACCGGCAACCTCGTGATCTCGACCATGCGGACGACCAGCGCGGTCGAGACGGTGAAGCGGGTGGTCGACTTCTTCCCGTCCCAGCAGCACCGCCAGGTGCGGCTGCTGCTGGCCCACTCGCTGCGGGGCGTGATCAGCCAGCGGCTGCTGGAGCGGGCCGACGGCAAGGGCAGGACGCCGGCCGTGGAGGTGCTGGTCGGCACCAACCGGGTGTACGACGCCATCGTCGACGGCAACGACGACGCCCTCGAGCAGCTGATCAGCGAGGGCGAGTACTACGGGATGCAGACCTTCGACCAGAGCCTGTTCGACCTCTACAAGGACGGCATGGTGAGCCTGCGCGACGCGCTGGCGGCCGCGTCCCGGCCCGAGGACCTGCGCATCGCCCTCCAGGCCGCCGGCCTGACGGCGCCGTACTGA